One Brassica napus cultivar Da-Ae chromosome A1, Da-Ae, whole genome shotgun sequence genomic region harbors:
- the LOC106349498 gene encoding ribosome biogenesis protein BRX1 homolog 2, translating to MGRKRKHSETEAAAPAKKDDSAAERPKRTLLGWKDKNEDAEESKAKAASGFRNKEKVLVTCSRRISFRYRHLMLNMVSLLPHCKKDSKVEAKSSKGATLNELVELKGSSSCLFFECRKHKDLYMWMVKSPSGPSVKFLVNAVHTMEELKLTGNHLKGSRPLLTFSSNFDKDVHWKLLKEMLTQVFGIPKEHRKSKPYHDHVFAFSIVDDHIWFRNYQISVPHNEADKVARGGLDKMTLVEVGPRFCLNPIKIFGGSFGGPTLYENPFYVSPNQIRALEKRNKAGKFAKKIKAKTRRKRHELSNPLEPDEFADMWKDDE from the exons atggggAGGAAGAGAAAGCACAGCGAGACCGAAGCGGCGGCGCCGGCGAAGAAAGACGACTCAGCTGCGGAGAGACCCAAAAGGACTCTATTAGGTTGGAAAGACAAGAACGAAGATGCTGAGGAATCTAAAGCCAAGGCAGCGTCTGGGTTCAGGAATAAAGAGAAGGTTCTCGTTACTTGCTCCCGAAGGATCAGTTTCAGGTATAGGCATCTGATGCTGAACATGGTGTCGCTTCTGCCTCATTGTAAGAAGGATAGTAAGGTGGAAGCTAAGAGCAGTAAAGGTGCTACTCTTAATGAGCTTGTTGAGCTTAAGGgctcttcttcttgtttgttCTTCGAG TGTAGGAAGCATAAAGATCTTTACATGTGGATGGTCAAGTCTCCTAGTGGGCCCTCTGTTAAGTTCTTGGTTAATGCTG TTCACACAATGGAGGAGCTGAAACTCACTGGAAATCATCTGAAAGGGTCACGCCCTCTCTTGACCTTCTCATCCAATTTTGATAAAGATGTACACTGGAAACTTTTGAAAGAGATGTTAACACAG GTTTTTGGAATCCCTAAGGAACATAGAAAGTCAAAACCGTACCATGACCATGTGTTTGCTTTCTCAATTGTGGATGACCATATATGGTTCCGTAATTACCAG ATATCTGTGCCTCATAACGAGGCTGACAAGGTTGCAAGAGGTGGTCTTGATAAAATGACTCTTGTGGAG GTTGGTCCAAGGTTTTGTTTAAATCCGATTAAGATATTTGGAGGCAGCTTTGGAGGTCCAACACTATACGAGAACCCATTCTACGTATCTCCTAACCAG ATCCGAGCATTGGAGAAAAGGAATAAAGCTGGGAAGTTTGCAAAGAAAATAAAGgcaaaaacaagaagaaagaggCATGAACTCTCCAACCCATTGGAGCCTGATGAGTTTGCTGACATGTGGAAGGATGATGAATGA
- the LOC106349502 gene encoding stem-specific protein TSJT1-like, with product MLAIFQKAFAHPPEELNSPASHFSGKTPKLPGETLSDFLSLHKDTAFSMNFGHSAVLAYSRPNNSLRQRLFCGIDGVYCMFLGTLSNLCTLNRQYGLTGKNTSEAMFVIEAYRTLRDRGPYPADQVLRGLEGSYAFVVYDTQTSSVFSALSSDGEESLYWGISGDGSVVMSDDVKIIKQGCAKSFAPFPTGCMFHSETGLKSFEHPKNNMKAMPRIDSEGVICGANFKVDACSKISAIPRRGSEANWALANSR from the exons ATGTTGGCAATATTTCAGAAAGCGTTTGCTCACCCACCAGAGGAACTCAACAGCCCGGCGTCCCATTTCTCCGGCAAAACCCCAAAACTTCCCGGTGAAACTCTCTCCGACTTCCTCTCACTCCACAAGGACACCGCTTTCTCCATGAACTTCGGCCACTCCGCCGTCTTAGCTTACTCCCGCCCCAACAACTCTCTTCGCCAGAG GTTGTTCTGTGGGATAGACGGAGTCTACTGTATGTTTCTTGGTACATTGAGCAATCTCTGCACGTTGAACCGGCAGTACGGACTCACAGGGAAGAACACGAGCGAGGCCATGTTTGTGATCGAAGCTTACCGAACACTCCGTGACCGTGGTCCTTACCCAGCAGATCAAGTCCTTAGAGGTCTCGAAGGAAGCTACGCCTTTGTCGTCTACGATACTCAGACCTCCTCTGTTTTCTCAGCTTTGAGCTCTGATGGAGAAGAGAGCCTCTACTGGGGAATCTCCGGAGATGGATCTGTTGTGATGTCTGATGATGTGAAGATCATAAAGCAAGGATGTGCTAAATCATTTGCTCCTTTCCCTACTG GGTGTATGTTTCACAGTGAGACAGGGCTTAAGAGCTTTGAACATCCGAAGAATAATATGAAGGCGATGCCGAGGATTGACAGTGAAGGTGTGATATGTGGAGCTAACTTCAAAGTGGATGCTTGTTCTAAGATTAGTGCCATCCCTAGGAGAGGAAGTGAAGCTAACTGGGCTCTCGCTAATTCGCGTTGA